In Oncorhynchus clarkii lewisi isolate Uvic-CL-2024 chromosome 16, UVic_Ocla_1.0, whole genome shotgun sequence, one genomic interval encodes:
- the LOC139368307 gene encoding inhibitor of nuclear factor kappa-B kinase subunit alpha-like, with product MEKVPVKQSQVCGLWELKEQLGTGGFGHVYLYQHLETSEKIAVKLCRLELNSKNRERWSREIQIMKKLSHDNVVRAREVPVEMSFIALNDLPLLAMEYCSRGDLRKLLNKPENCCGLKESQVLSLLSHVGSGIQYLHENKIIHRDLKPENIVLQETSGKFVHKIIDLGYAKDLDQGSLCTSFVGTLQYLAPELFENKPYTVSVDYWSFGTMIFECTCGFRPFLHNMQPVQWTNKVRNKGPKDIMAVEDMNGEVRFSTHLPYPNNLSRSLLEPVESLLQMLLLWDPATRGGVTDRDTHTPCCYTTLQNILNMKVMHVLDMTSAQLHSFVLGSEEGLHSLQQRVETHTHTHIPPLSQELLLETGVSLDPRRPPAHCLPDGPRGWDNAIVYLFDKSLTKYSGPFTARPLPDSVNFIVRETKTQLPLAALRKVWGEAVSYVCGLRGDYSRLYQGQRAAMLSLLRYNTNLTRYKNVLFSQSQQLRAKLAFFTTSIQQDLQHYDQQRDTGISSEKMLKAWQDNEQKADAFTQVSEVGYLDEEIVCLHSEIVELQRSPFARRQADIMEQLEEKAIELYKQLKAKCKSPDPPHGYSDSSEMVKTIVQTVQNQDRILRDLYTHLSKILECKCRIVALFPKLEGAVESIKAAEAAVMTMQMKRQREFWHLLKIACAQNGSHNSLTPSSDASSPPPLTMNPLRHTHSESVCHLLDENQRYLSQLTSLLQETSQDKTCNIMDQDWSWTQYGSVVDPTLETLDTHTH from the exons atggagaaagtcCCGGTCAAACAGAGCCAAGTGTGTGGGCTGTGGGAGCTGAAGGAGCAGTTGGGGACCGGAGGGTTTGGACACGTTTACTTGTACCAGCACCTG gagacATCAGAGAAGATAGCAGTGAAATTGTGTCGTCTGGAGCTGAACTCAAAGAACAGAGAACGCTGGAGTAGAGAGATACAGATTATGAAGAA GTTGAGCCATGATAATGTGGTGAGAGCCAGGGAGGTTCCAGTGGAGATGAGTTTTATAGCGCTCAATGACCTGCCACTACTGGCCATGGAGTATTGCTCTAGAGGAGACCTACGCAAG CTGCTGAACAAGCCAGAGAACTGCTGTGGACTGAAGGAGAGTCAAGTCCTTTCTCTACTCAGCCATGTTG GGTCTGGTATCCAGTACCTCCATGAGAATAAGATCATCCACAGGGACCTGAAGCCTGAGAACATCGTATTGCAGGAGACCAGTGGGAAg TTTGTCCATAAGATCATAGATCTGGGTTACGCTAAAGACTTGGACCAGGGCAGTCTCTGTACATCCTTCGTCGGAACTCTGCAGTACCTG GCTCCAGAGCTGTTTGAGAATAAACCCTATACTGTGTCAGTGGACTACTGGAGTTTTGGGACCATGATCTTTGAGTGTACCTGTGGCTTCCGCCCGTTCCTTCACAACATGCAGCCGGTTCagtg gaccaATAAAGTGCGCAACAAAGGTCCCAAGGACATCATGGCTGTAGAGGATATGAATGGAGAAGTGAGATTCTCTACACACCTACCCTACCCCAACAATCTGAGCag gtccCTGTTAGAGCCAGTGGAATCTCTGCTACAGATGCTGTTGCTGTGGGACCCTGCGACAAGAGGAGGAGTGACAgaccgtgacacacacacaccctgttgcTACACTACCCTACAGAACATACTCAACATGAAG GTGATGCATGTGTTGGACATGACGTCGGCCCAGCTCCACTCCTTCGTCCTTGGCAGTGAGGAGGGGTTACACTCCCTGCAGCAGCGTGtggagacacacacccacacacacatccctccgCTCAGCCAGGAGCTGCTGTTGGAGACTGGAGTCTCCCTGGACCCTCGCAGACCACCAGCGCATTGCCTCCCTGATGGACCG CGAGGCTGGGACAACGCCATAGTCTACCTGTTTGATAAGAGTCTGACTAAATACTCTGGACCTTTCACTGCCCGACCCCTGCCTGACAGCGTCAACTTCATAG tgagggaGACGAAGACCCAGCTGCCTCTTGCTGCTCTAAGGAAGGTGTGGGGAGAGGCTGTTAGCTATGTCTGTGGTCTGAGAGGGGACTACAGCAGACTGTACCAGGGACAGAGAGCTGCCat GTTGAGTCTGCTACGCTACAACACCAACCTGACGCGGTATAAGAACGTGTTGTTTAGCCAGTCTCAGCAGCTCAGAGCCAAACTGGCCTTCTTCACCACCAGCATACAACAAGACCTACAGCACTACGACCAGCAGAGAGACACTGGCATCt CCTCTGAAAAGATGCTGAAAGCCTGGCAGGACAATGAACAGAAAGCTGATGCCTTTACACAG gtaTCAGAGGTGGGCTATCTGGATGAGGAGATAGTGTGTCTCCACTCTGAGATCGTGGAGCTGCAAAGGAGTCCGTTTGCCAGGAGACAAGCTGACATCATGGAACAACT ggaggaGAAGGCCATTGAACTTTACAAGCAGCTGAAGGCCAAATGCAAGA gtcCAGACCCCCCTCATGGCTACAGTGACAGTTCAGAAATGGTGAAGACCATTGTCCAGACAGTCCAGAACCAGGACCGAATCCTCAGAGACCTGTACACACACCTCAG TAAGATCTTGGAGTGTAAGTGTCGTATTGTAGCATTGTTTCCTAAGCTAGAGGGGGCAGTGGAAAGCATCAAGGCAGCAGAGGCTGCAGTCATGACTATGCagatgaagagacagagagagttctGGCACCTGCTCAAGATTGCCTGT GCCCAGAATGGCAGTCACAACTCTCTAACCCCCAGCTCAGACGCCTCTAGTCCCCCTCCTCTCACCATGAAcccactaagacacacacacag TGAGTCAGTATGCCACCTACTGGATGAGAACCAGCGTTACCTGAGTCAGCTGACCTCTCTACTGCAGGAGACCTCACAGGACAAAACATGCAATATCATG GACCAGGACTGGAGTTGGACTCAGTATGGATCTGTGGTTGACCCAACCCTAGAGActctagacacacacacgcactag